Proteins encoded by one window of Chondrinema litorale:
- a CDS encoding glycosyltransferase family 4 protein: MSKKIAFILPHYYKYYRGGAETQCFYLASELINKGWEVHYIFEHSKLINEKDEYGIILHSLPKRKGYLKWMNSLSLLKIMQLIKADVWYSRANISYLHYLVKFAQKVGGKVVWAFSRDSQFSLKDNEQKDAILPVKIYNRFNKLRFFKSLTLSNLILLQTKGQYHLLQENLNLIGTIIYNAHPLTGIKANGIKRKKQVLWIGRMRPFKRPDRFIEIASALQDTDIEFKMVGKYDNNDIQTLLGSANLTNVEILGEKKATEVHELLTESMLLVNTSEYEGFSNTFIEAWLRGVPVFSYQVDPDNMIVSNQLGIVNGDIDILANKINEICNDASQWQMLSEKCRNHGFHNFDIIKAVNKLEESLSKI, encoded by the coding sequence TTGAGTAAAAAGATAGCATTCATATTACCCCATTACTATAAATACTACCGAGGTGGAGCTGAGACGCAATGTTTTTATTTAGCATCTGAGCTTATTAATAAAGGATGGGAAGTACATTATATATTTGAGCACTCTAAGCTTATTAATGAAAAAGATGAATACGGTATTATTTTACATAGTTTACCTAAAAGAAAAGGATATCTAAAATGGATGAACTCTTTGAGTTTATTGAAAATAATGCAGTTGATAAAAGCTGATGTGTGGTACTCAAGAGCTAATATTTCATACCTCCACTATTTAGTGAAATTTGCGCAGAAAGTAGGAGGGAAAGTAGTTTGGGCATTTTCAAGAGATTCACAGTTTTCATTAAAAGATAATGAACAAAAAGATGCAATCTTACCAGTAAAGATTTACAATAGGTTTAATAAACTAAGATTTTTTAAATCATTAACTCTTTCTAACCTAATACTTTTACAAACAAAAGGTCAATATCACCTTCTGCAAGAAAACTTAAATTTAATAGGTACTATTATCTATAATGCTCACCCTTTAACAGGTATAAAGGCTAATGGCATAAAAAGAAAAAAGCAAGTGTTGTGGATAGGAAGAATGAGACCATTTAAAAGGCCTGATAGATTTATAGAAATTGCTTCAGCTTTACAAGATACTGATATAGAGTTTAAAATGGTTGGTAAATATGATAATAACGATATACAAACTTTATTAGGAAGTGCCAATTTAACTAATGTAGAAATTTTAGGAGAAAAAAAAGCAACTGAGGTACATGAGTTATTAACAGAATCGATGCTGTTAGTAAATACAAGTGAGTATGAAGGTTTTTCTAATACTTTTATTGAAGCTTGGTTAAGAGGTGTACCAGTGTTTTCTTACCAAGTTGATCCTGATAATATGATTGTGAGCAATCAACTCGGCATTGTAAATGGAGATATCGACATACTTGCAAATAAAATAAATGAAATATGCAACGATGCTTCCCAATGGCAAATGCTTTCTGAAAAATGTAGAAATCATGGATTTCATAATTTTGATATAATCAAAGCAGTAAACAAACTTGAAGAATCATTAAGTAAAATATGA
- a CDS encoding sulfotransferase, with protein sequence MKQKIVYIMGIGHSGSTFLQMLLSSHEQIVGMGEVSLLLKNRNKESIPQCSCGDSVENCKVWGGLLNELKNSDDDIQAFQNILLQFQEKFPSKILIDSSKNLISFKKYYANKSLKDIEVNVIFLVRDFRSWVISREKNNKRKSRNNYGVVYNAYKWYYRNRRKLNYLKSAGIPFTVISYEDLVLQKAKTLKKISSFLDIPNDYSEIHQAEMHDIYGNRMKNDTSKNKQIYYDNSWMKMNQTAFISPLLMLPYALNKKLYTQ encoded by the coding sequence ATGAAGCAAAAGATTGTATATATTATGGGAATTGGGCATAGCGGTTCAACGTTTTTGCAAATGCTTCTGTCTAGCCATGAGCAAATAGTTGGAATGGGAGAGGTAAGTCTATTACTAAAAAATAGAAATAAAGAAAGTATTCCCCAATGTTCATGCGGAGATAGTGTAGAGAACTGCAAAGTATGGGGAGGTTTACTTAATGAGCTCAAAAATAGTGATGATGACATACAGGCTTTTCAAAATATACTTTTACAATTTCAAGAAAAATTTCCTTCTAAAATACTCATAGACAGTTCTAAAAACCTTATAAGTTTTAAAAAATACTACGCTAATAAATCTCTAAAAGACATAGAGGTTAATGTGATTTTTCTTGTAAGAGACTTTAGAAGTTGGGTAATATCAAGAGAAAAAAACAATAAACGGAAAAGCAGGAATAACTATGGCGTAGTATATAATGCTTATAAGTGGTATTATCGTAATAGAAGAAAGTTAAATTACTTAAAAAGTGCTGGGATTCCTTTTACTGTTATTAGCTACGAAGATTTAGTTTTACAAAAAGCTAAAACCTTAAAAAAGATAAGTTCATTTTTAGATATCCCCAATGATTATTCTGAAATACACCAAGCTGAAATGCATGATATTTATGGGAATCGAATGAAAAATGATACCAGCAAAAACAAACAAATATATTATGATAATAGCTGGATGAAGATGAATCAAACAGCTTTTATATCGCCATTACTCATGCTACCATATGCATTAAATAAGAAACTATACACTCAATAA
- a CDS encoding glycosyltransferase, protein MMKNLYYLSCSPIPSQKANSIQVMKMCQAFSMHCKEVILFCILKNHKEDLHKYYGVKKSFQVKAIKLPGIKFLNRIIYALLVFRKLKRMKAKGILYSRDIFSTGTICLLNPKNFSIIFEAHAPPATKLRKEVLRYIFGSKYFKGVVTISGALKEEYIRLYGDLIRDKTLIAHDGADGNQIPSEMIENSNYNSKGTKLKLGYIGSLYPGKGSEIIIELAKLLPKYDFHIVGGTEEQINKLKEENTLDNVCFHGFVKPEQIYNYMDTFDIMLAPYKANVIVGSGTLDISKWMSPLKLFEYMGGGKAIIASDLPVLREVITNNETALLADPENLKDWESQIKHLELQENREKLGRNAQRLFFEHYTWDKRTAFILEHFFKKNPKLNDKLYT, encoded by the coding sequence ATGATGAAAAACCTTTACTATCTTAGTTGTTCTCCTATTCCGTCGCAAAAGGCAAATAGTATACAAGTAATGAAAATGTGTCAAGCATTTTCTATGCATTGTAAAGAAGTTATATTGTTTTGTATTTTAAAAAATCATAAAGAAGACCTTCATAAATATTATGGAGTAAAAAAGTCATTTCAAGTAAAAGCCATAAAACTTCCAGGTATTAAATTTCTCAATAGAATTATATATGCATTATTAGTATTCCGAAAGCTAAAAAGGATGAAAGCTAAAGGGATTTTATATAGTAGAGACATATTTTCTACAGGAACTATATGCTTGCTTAACCCCAAAAACTTTTCAATAATATTTGAGGCACATGCTCCACCTGCAACAAAATTAAGAAAAGAGGTACTCAGATATATTTTCGGCAGTAAGTACTTTAAAGGTGTAGTTACTATCTCCGGAGCACTTAAAGAAGAATATATACGGTTGTATGGAGACTTAATTAGAGATAAAACCTTAATTGCTCATGATGGTGCTGATGGTAACCAGATACCAAGTGAAATGATAGAAAACTCTAATTATAACTCTAAAGGCACAAAATTAAAATTAGGATATATTGGAAGTCTTTATCCCGGTAAAGGTTCTGAAATTATTATTGAGCTTGCTAAACTATTACCCAAATACGATTTTCATATAGTAGGAGGTACAGAGGAGCAAATCAATAAATTAAAAGAAGAAAATACGCTTGATAATGTGTGTTTTCATGGATTTGTAAAGCCAGAGCAAATATATAATTATATGGATACTTTTGATATTATGTTGGCTCCATATAAAGCAAATGTGATTGTTGGAAGTGGTACACTTGATATAAGTAAGTGGATGTCTCCATTAAAATTATTTGAATACATGGGTGGAGGCAAGGCAATTATAGCTTCTGACTTACCTGTGTTGAGAGAGGTTATAACTAATAATGAAACAGCATTATTGGCTGATCCTGAAAACTTAAAAGACTGGGAAAGTCAAATTAAACATTTAGAACTTCAAGAAAATCGAGAAAAATTAGGTCGTAATGCCCAAAGATTGTTTTTTGAACACTATACTTGGGATAAAAGAACTGCTTTTATACTTGAGCACTTTTTTAAAAAAAATCCAAAATTGAATGATAAGCTATATACATAA
- a CDS encoding sulfotransferase family protein: protein MDNYQTNSVATEPVFIVGMPRTGSKIYKNIINYHSDINISPEIFYLTPNWIRKDFIQLTQSLIGETSSDNSLDKLASLMFENKFFGTYWRDIKGEKKDMLKLLKGTNGSFKEIFIAILEYDAQINNKVKLGAKFPVHITKAHELQQWFPKAKFIHINRHPLAIYNSQKRKHIKNKTNFTSKILTLTKVFLVTIITYRSSYKFNRANKGNKNYELFEYEKLTSNPEDQIRRLCDFLAINYKPEMLQPPVKDSSYQINSQPIGIHQESSARWKKEVNYIEKIVFKLLTKSTFSN, encoded by the coding sequence ATGGATAACTATCAAACTAACTCAGTAGCTACAGAACCTGTTTTTATTGTAGGTATGCCTAGAACAGGCTCAAAGATTTATAAGAATATTATTAACTATCACTCAGATATAAACATCTCACCTGAAATATTTTACTTAACACCCAACTGGATAAGAAAAGACTTCATTCAACTAACTCAATCCTTAATTGGAGAAACTAGTTCTGATAACTCTCTTGATAAACTTGCTTCTTTGATGTTTGAAAATAAATTTTTTGGCACTTACTGGAGAGATATAAAAGGCGAAAAAAAAGATATGCTAAAATTGCTAAAAGGAACAAATGGTTCTTTTAAAGAAATTTTTATAGCAATACTAGAATATGATGCTCAAATAAATAATAAAGTAAAATTAGGCGCCAAATTTCCTGTACATATTACTAAAGCACACGAGTTACAACAGTGGTTTCCCAAAGCTAAATTTATTCATATTAATAGACATCCACTTGCCATTTATAATTCTCAGAAGCGTAAGCATATAAAAAACAAAACTAACTTTACTTCAAAAATACTCACCCTTACAAAGGTATTTTTAGTAACAATAATTACATATAGGTCTTCCTATAAGTTTAATAGAGCCAATAAAGGAAATAAAAACTACGAATTATTTGAATATGAAAAATTGACATCTAATCCTGAAGATCAAATTCGTAGATTGTGTGATTTTTTAGCCATAAATTATAAACCAGAAATGTTACAACCACCAGTTAAAGATTCTTCATATCAAATTAATAGTCAACCTATTGGTATTCATCAAGAATCTTCTGCTAGATGGAAAAAAGAAGTAAACTATATAGAAAAAATCGTTTTTAAACTATTAACCAAATCCACATTCTCAAATTGA
- a CDS encoding glycosyltransferase family 4 protein, producing MKKILVLTPDLKNIGGVANYYKTLSLDQADHIDYFFVNVHGKENALKKIIRLLTRYILFWKILKKVNYQLVHVNPSLDKKSFFRDALFTYLAIIAQKKILVFFRGWDEKFELSIHKSPIKKWIFLNTFGKSKYLLLLSRYFEPKVTNLAATLNASKVWFETTVADNSFLPLLDIHKKAEENPVNFLFLSRLVKEKGIFIALDAINEIQKKYPDRKIHLYVGGDGPDLNLAKKYVTQHNIENIHFLGFVSGDQKGKLLLDCHVLLFPTFHGEGLPNTVLEAMLYGMPVISRINAGIPDVVTHEKNGFITESLSYEKFAEFIDILISENQIYKKMVFENYDKAKNAYTSDVVKNRLLNIYSEILN from the coding sequence ATGAAAAAGATATTGGTTCTTACTCCAGATCTAAAAAATATTGGTGGTGTTGCTAATTACTACAAAACATTGTCGCTAGATCAGGCAGATCATATAGATTATTTTTTTGTAAATGTGCATGGTAAAGAAAATGCTTTAAAGAAAATAATCAGACTTTTAACAAGATATATACTCTTTTGGAAAATACTAAAAAAAGTAAATTATCAATTAGTCCATGTAAATCCTTCTTTAGATAAAAAATCATTTTTTAGAGATGCACTTTTTACTTATCTAGCTATTATAGCACAAAAAAAAATATTGGTATTTTTTAGAGGATGGGATGAAAAATTCGAATTGAGTATACATAAATCTCCAATAAAAAAGTGGATTTTTTTAAATACGTTTGGCAAAAGCAAATACCTCTTACTATTAAGTCGTTACTTTGAGCCTAAAGTAACGAATTTAGCCGCTACATTAAATGCCAGCAAGGTTTGGTTTGAAACTACAGTTGCAGATAATAGCTTTTTACCTTTATTAGACATCCACAAAAAGGCAGAAGAAAATCCAGTAAATTTTCTTTTTCTTTCCAGACTAGTAAAAGAAAAAGGAATTTTTATAGCCTTAGACGCTATAAATGAAATTCAAAAAAAATATCCTGATCGAAAAATTCATTTATATGTTGGAGGTGATGGGCCAGATTTGAACCTAGCTAAAAAATATGTTACACAGCATAACATAGAAAATATTCATTTTCTTGGTTTTGTTAGTGGCGATCAGAAGGGAAAGTTACTATTAGATTGTCATGTGCTATTATTTCCAACATTTCATGGCGAAGGTTTACCAAATACTGTTTTAGAGGCGATGTTGTACGGAATGCCTGTAATCTCTAGAATAAATGCTGGAATACCTGATGTTGTTACTCATGAAAAAAATGGTTTTATAACAGAAAGTCTTTCTTACGAAAAATTTGCAGAGTTTATTGACATACTAATTTCCGAAAATCAAATCTATAAAAAGATGGTTTTTGAAAATTATGACAAAGCAAAAAATGCTTATACTAGTGATGTAGTAAAGAATAGACTACTTAATATATACAGTGAAATTTTAAATTAA
- a CDS encoding alginate lyase family protein, translating into MEHPKEDFYRLKQFIQHQVLDKIINRDTVLKKYKNFTFKKSIKPIYSLETLNDFLSENFDYQTFKVYDHTITDIISLDNWHGDIKNNINPPSGFTHKIPFQNFNKAGDFRYISVVSRFHHFPIYAALSLVNPTHNYEQILKDQLHNWNTQNPFLYSINWRSGIEIGIRSINLLFTRFFIRDKELIRLIDDLMILNYHFLINHMSLYSSANNHLLAELTAIFLITTYYQFNKSDTWNKKSFQLLLEELFKQTHEDGFTKEQSSHYHAEVLNMYLLVFSTAQKHQIDIPIKAKQQIGNMAEFLHYILNEEGTEVLPLGDSDEGELLFPFFDQDYNIYSSVLTDTALILNTKKYLGKDKRFDFRNYLIQQDTGYKQFLLLQNQTDDEDTINLQTKLFKHSGYCFFIENKSKLCFDVGEIGLGKLAAHGHSDLLHFTLDYNDHPFIIDPGTYQYHEKYKFWRNYFRGINAHNTISVDDANHAQAAGRMIWLQHPKLHSLEFTDNNKQVYCSASHNAFLSKSGVVHNRKILYDKKDKFYTITDTLECSNTKTIKFALHFHPSLKVIHEKASIILINPNNLRVIINNNYFSVAKLYKGDIEKPLGWFSNQFNVKNPTTSLLLELEIEGTTSLITNIYFH; encoded by the coding sequence ATGGAGCATCCAAAAGAAGACTTTTATAGATTAAAACAGTTTATACAACATCAGGTATTAGATAAAATAATAAATAGAGATACAGTATTAAAAAAATATAAAAATTTTACTTTTAAAAAGTCTATTAAACCTATTTATTCTTTAGAAACTTTAAACGATTTTTTATCTGAAAACTTTGATTATCAAACTTTTAAAGTATATGATCATACTATTACAGATATAATTTCTTTAGATAACTGGCATGGAGACATTAAAAATAACATAAACCCTCCAAGCGGTTTCACACACAAAATTCCATTTCAAAATTTTAATAAGGCAGGAGATTTTAGATATATAAGTGTTGTATCACGATTTCATCATTTCCCAATATATGCTGCATTGTCTTTAGTTAATCCTACTCATAATTATGAGCAAATTTTAAAAGACCAACTACACAATTGGAATACACAAAACCCTTTTCTGTATAGTATAAATTGGCGCAGTGGAATAGAAATAGGAATAAGAAGTATAAATCTTTTATTTACTAGATTTTTCATTAGAGATAAAGAGTTAATAAGGTTAATCGACGATTTAATGATCTTAAATTATCACTTTCTTATTAATCATATGTCACTGTATTCTTCTGCCAATAATCATCTACTCGCTGAGCTTACAGCTATATTTTTAATAACAACTTATTACCAATTTAATAAGAGTGATACATGGAATAAAAAATCTTTTCAATTACTCTTAGAAGAACTGTTTAAACAGACTCATGAAGACGGTTTTACTAAAGAACAATCTTCACACTACCATGCCGAAGTTTTAAATATGTATTTACTTGTTTTTAGTACTGCGCAGAAACATCAAATTGATATTCCGATAAAAGCAAAACAACAAATTGGGAATATGGCAGAGTTTCTTCATTATATTTTAAATGAAGAAGGTACAGAAGTACTTCCATTAGGAGATAGTGACGAAGGTGAGTTACTTTTTCCTTTTTTTGATCAAGATTATAATATATACAGTTCGGTTTTAACTGATACAGCACTAATATTAAATACAAAAAAGTATCTTGGGAAAGATAAAAGATTTGATTTTAGAAATTATTTAATTCAGCAGGATACTGGATATAAGCAATTTTTATTACTCCAAAATCAAACTGATGATGAAGATACTATAAATTTACAAACTAAATTATTTAAACATTCTGGATACTGTTTCTTTATAGAAAATAAATCAAAATTATGTTTTGATGTAGGCGAAATAGGCTTAGGAAAACTAGCTGCACATGGACACTCCGATCTTTTACATTTTACATTAGACTACAATGACCATCCCTTTATTATTGACCCAGGAACATATCAGTACCATGAAAAATATAAATTTTGGCGAAATTATTTTAGAGGGATTAATGCACATAATACCATTTCTGTAGATGATGCAAACCATGCCCAAGCAGCAGGTAGAATGATATGGTTACAACACCCTAAATTGCATTCATTAGAATTTACTGATAACAATAAACAAGTTTATTGTAGTGCATCACATAATGCATTTTTATCTAAAAGTGGAGTTGTTCATAATAGAAAAATATTATATGATAAAAAAGATAAGTTTTATACTATAACAGATACACTTGAATGTAGTAACACAAAAACTATAAAATTTGCCTTACATTTTCATCCATCTCTAAAAGTTATTCATGAAAAAGCATCTATTATATTAATAAATCCTAATAATTTAAGAGTAATAATTAATAATAATTATTTTTCAGTAGCTAAACTATACAAAGGCGATATAGAAAAACCATTAGGATGGTTTTCCAACCAGTTCAACGTAAAAAATCCAACTACATCTTTATTGTTAGAGTTGGAGATAGAGGGTACAACCTCACTGATAACTAACATATATTTCCATTAA
- a CDS encoding sulfotransferase yields the protein MEVKNKKIIYIIGTGRSGTTLLEILLGNANNIFNAGELNRYPKRKGIPPQHAIDAPTYQFWNKVGQSLKLSANELREQELLHYKFEYHSGLLTRLIGIKKNTFYKYQQFLRSFYQSIFDEIDESIITDSSKYPGRALNISQSLPYDIYYVYIKRNPVSVVRSFAKKDIEQPSKKWLPANLYYFSVNLLCQIVVNKLQKKHRVVEVTYEDLINYPEKLLKHIEEKLGLDLSSAINKLQDNTPLYTGKLFDGNRIRMKKEIYLRSDFKKLDYTFRDNLTRAINYLIYH from the coding sequence ATGGAAGTTAAAAACAAGAAGATTATTTACATAATTGGAACAGGTAGAAGTGGCACAACACTACTAGAAATATTACTTGGTAATGCCAATAACATATTTAATGCTGGAGAATTAAATAGGTACCCTAAGAGAAAAGGAATACCTCCTCAGCATGCTATAGATGCTCCTACCTATCAGTTTTGGAACAAAGTTGGACAATCGTTAAAACTATCAGCAAATGAATTAAGAGAACAAGAGCTCTTACATTATAAATTTGAATATCACTCTGGACTATTAACTAGATTAATAGGTATTAAAAAAAATACTTTCTATAAGTATCAACAGTTTCTTAGATCATTTTATCAAAGTATTTTTGATGAGATAGATGAAAGTATAATAACAGATTCTTCAAAATATCCAGGGCGAGCACTTAATATTTCTCAATCTTTACCCTACGATATTTATTATGTCTATATAAAAAGAAACCCAGTAAGCGTAGTAAGATCATTTGCTAAAAAAGATATTGAACAACCATCAAAAAAATGGTTGCCAGCAAACTTATATTACTTTTCAGTAAATTTATTATGTCAAATTGTAGTTAATAAACTCCAAAAAAAACATAGAGTAGTAGAAGTTACTTATGAAGACTTAATTAATTATCCTGAAAAGTTACTTAAACACATTGAAGAAAAGCTAGGTTTAGATCTTTCTAGTGCTATTAATAAACTCCAAGACAACACGCCGTTGTACACAGGCAAACTGTTCGATGGTAATCGAATTAGAATGAAAAAAGAAATATATTTAAGATCTGATTTCAAAAAACTGGATTATACCTTTAGAGATAACTTAACACGTGCCATTAATTATCTTATTTATCATTAA
- a CDS encoding UDP-glucose dehydrogenase family protein: MKISIFGLGYVGAVSCACFAKEGHQIIGVDVNEHKVDLINKGKSPIVEKDLDEFIAEGNKKSLLKATTDVDYAINNSEISIICVGTPSQINGNIDLSYIYKVCVQIGEALKTKNEYHTIVIRSTVVPGTVKQCIDIIEDNSGKKHIESFGLGSNPEFLREGTAIYDFWNPPYTIIGIESEKSKNMLKELYKSINAPLYTLKPEESEMIKYANNNFHAVKITFANEIGNICKELGVDGHVVMDIVAKDKKLNLSNYYMKPGFAFGGSCLPKDVRGLNYRAKILDVKTPLLNSLIDSNEIQIQRGLQLIYNTGKRKIGILGFAFKAGTDDLRESPMITLIETLIGKGFNVSLYDANVLLSKLMGKNKDFIIGRIPHISRLLKAGAEQVVEEAEVIVLGNKSEEFKEILPHIPKDKTIIDLVRIEKNKQTGENYVGICW; encoded by the coding sequence ATGAAAATTAGCATATTTGGTCTAGGTTATGTAGGAGCAGTATCATGCGCTTGTTTTGCCAAAGAGGGACATCAAATTATTGGTGTTGATGTGAATGAACATAAAGTTGACCTTATAAATAAAGGAAAATCTCCAATAGTTGAGAAAGATCTTGATGAATTTATTGCTGAAGGAAATAAAAAAAGCCTTTTAAAGGCTACAACAGATGTTGATTATGCTATTAATAATTCCGAAATATCTATTATTTGTGTAGGTACTCCAAGTCAAATTAATGGCAATATAGATTTGAGTTATATATATAAAGTATGTGTCCAAATTGGAGAAGCTCTCAAAACTAAAAATGAGTATCATACTATTGTAATTAGGAGCACAGTGGTTCCAGGGACTGTAAAACAATGTATAGATATTATAGAAGATAACTCAGGAAAGAAACATATTGAAAGTTTTGGATTAGGTTCTAATCCTGAATTTTTGAGAGAAGGTACTGCTATTTATGATTTTTGGAATCCACCTTATACTATAATCGGGATAGAAAGCGAAAAGAGTAAAAATATGCTCAAGGAGCTATATAAAAGCATTAATGCTCCTCTTTATACACTCAAACCAGAGGAGTCTGAAATGATTAAATATGCTAATAATAATTTTCATGCAGTCAAAATTACATTTGCCAATGAAATTGGTAATATTTGTAAAGAATTGGGAGTAGATGGCCATGTGGTAATGGATATAGTCGCCAAAGATAAAAAACTAAATCTATCGAATTATTATATGAAACCAGGCTTTGCTTTTGGCGGATCATGTTTGCCAAAAGATGTTCGAGGATTAAACTATCGTGCTAAAATACTTGATGTAAAAACACCATTGCTAAATAGCCTTATCGATAGCAATGAAATACAAATACAAAGAGGTTTACAACTTATATATAATACAGGAAAACGAAAAATAGGTATTCTAGGCTTCGCATTTAAAGCTGGTACAGACGACTTAAGAGAAAGTCCTATGATTACACTAATAGAAACATTGATAGGAAAAGGATTTAATGTTTCTTTGTATGATGCAAATGTATTATTATCTAAGTTAATGGGGAAAAACAAAGATTTTATTATTGGAAGAATACCTCATATTTCAAGATTATTAAAAGCTGGAGCAGAACAAGTTGTAGAAGAGGCAGAAGTAATTGTATTGGGTAATAAGTCTGAGGAGTTTAAAGAAATATTACCCCACATACCTAAAGACAAAACAATTATAGATTTAGTAAGAATAGAAAAAAACAAACAAACAGGAGAGAACTATGTCGGTATTTGCTGGTAA
- a CDS encoding glycosyltransferase family 4 protein yields the protein MSVFAGKHILIVIENLPAPFDRRVWQEATTLKENGAHVSIICPKMKGYTKSYEVINGIEIYRHKLPLEARGAIGYLLEYSAAIFWELVLSLKIFFKKRFHVIHGCNPPDLIFLTSLIFKPFGVKYIFDHHDINPELYIAKFQRKDFFYRLMLLFEKLTFYFASFSIATNESYKEIAIKRGGMKPEKVQVVRSGPSLRRLKLQPPSIDVKKGKKYLVGYVGVIGEQEGLDLLMQSAKIIKSQRDDVQFAIVGGGTDLEKIIEYAKEIGVSDMVDFYGRVSDEKLLEVLNSADVCVNPDKPTEMNNLSTMNKIMEYMALKKPIVQFDLKEGRASALEASLYAKNTEVADFADKICELLDDDAKRHKMGEYGYQRVLNELSWDYESVKLVNFYSKVLKLQDVHSEIPSKRLEEVK from the coding sequence ATGTCGGTATTTGCTGGTAAACATATATTAATTGTAATAGAAAACCTACCTGCTCCTTTTGATAGGAGAGTCTGGCAAGAAGCTACTACATTAAAAGAAAATGGAGCACATGTATCTATTATATGCCCTAAGATGAAAGGCTATACTAAAAGTTACGAAGTGATTAATGGTATAGAGATTTACAGACATAAACTTCCTTTAGAAGCAAGGGGAGCTATAGGATATTTACTAGAATATAGTGCTGCTATCTTCTGGGAACTAGTACTAAGCTTGAAAATATTTTTCAAAAAGCGTTTTCATGTTATACATGGGTGTAACCCTCCTGATCTTATTTTTCTTACATCTTTAATTTTCAAACCATTTGGTGTTAAATACATTTTTGATCATCACGATATCAATCCAGAGCTATATATTGCAAAGTTCCAAAGGAAAGATTTCTTTTATCGTTTGATGTTACTTTTTGAAAAACTCACATTTTATTTCGCTAGTTTCTCTATCGCTACTAATGAATCATATAAAGAAATTGCAATTAAAAGAGGTGGTATGAAGCCGGAAAAAGTGCAAGTGGTTAGGAGTGGTCCCAGTTTAAGAAGATTAAAATTACAACCTCCTTCAATAGATGTAAAAAAAGGAAAAAAGTATTTAGTAGGTTATGTAGGGGTGATAGGTGAACAAGAAGGCTTAGATCTATTGATGCAATCAGCTAAAATTATAAAATCTCAAAGAGATGATGTACAATTTGCAATTGTTGGCGGTGGAACAGATCTCGAAAAGATTATAGAATACGCAAAAGAAATAGGAGTGAGCGACATGGTTGATTTCTACGGAAGGGTTAGTGATGAAAAATTACTTGAAGTGCTTAATTCCGCTGATGTATGTGTGAACCCAGACAAGCCTACAGAAATGAACAACCTATCCACCATGAATAAAATAATGGAATACATGGCACTAAAAAAACCTATTGTTCAATTTGACCTTAAAGAAGGCAGAGCATCTGCATTAGAAGCTTCTCTATATGCTAAAAATACTGAAGTAGCAGATTTTGCTGATAAGATTTGTGAGTTATTGGATGATGATGCAAAAAGACATAAAATGGGTGAGTATGGTTATCAACGAGTACTTAACGAATTATCTTGGGATTACGAATCTGTAAAGTTAGTTAACTTTTATAGTAAAGTATTAAAATTGCAAGATGTACATTCAGAAATACCCTCAAAGAGGTTAGAAGAAGTAAAATAA